One window of Camelina sativa cultivar DH55 chromosome 4, Cs, whole genome shotgun sequence genomic DNA carries:
- the LOC104779649 gene encoding DNA-binding protein SMUBP-2-like, protein MAKKQGSAMSLDVFVSTMAPLIDMEKEAEISMSLTSGASRNIETAQKKGTTILNLKCVDVQTGLMGKSLIEFQSNKGDVLPAHKFGNHDVVVLKLSKSDLGSSPLAQGVVYRLKDSSITVVFDEIPEEGLNTSLRLEKLANEVTYRRMKDTLIQLSKGVLRGPASDLVPVLFGERQPTVSKKDVKSFTPFNKNLDQSQKDAITKALSSKDVFLLHGPPGTGKTTTVVEIILQEVKRGSKILACAASNIAVDNIVERLVPHKVKLVRVGHPARLLPQVLDSALDAQVLKGDNSGLANDIRKEMKALNGKLLKAKDKNTRREIQKELRTLGKEERKRQQLAVSDVIKNADVILTTLTGALTRKLDNTTFDLVIIDEGAQALEVACWIALLKGSRCILAGDHLQLPPTIQSAEAERKGLGITLFERLADLYGDEIKSMLTVQYRMHELIMNWSSEELYDNKITAHSSVASHMLFDLENVAKSSSTEATLLLVDTAGCDMEEKKDEEESTYNEGEAEVAMAHAKRLMESGVQPSDIGIITPYAAQVMLLRILRGKEEKLKDMEVSTVDGFQGREKEAIIISMVRSNSKKEVGFLKDQRRMNVAVTRSRRQCCIVCDTETVSSDQFLKRMIEYFEEHGEYLSASEYTN, encoded by the coding sequence ATGGCGAAGAAGCAAGGATCTGCGATGTCTCTTGATGTATTTGTGTCAACAATGGCTCCACTTATAGATATGGAGAAAGAAGCTGAGATCTCGATGTCGTTAACCTCTGGTGCTTCGAGGAATATAGAAACCGCTCAGAAGAAAGGAACAACGATTCTCAATTTGAAATGCGTTGATGTTCAAACAGGTCTCATGGGTAAATCACTTATTGAGTTTCAATCAAACAAAGGAGATGTTCTCCCTGCTCACAAGTTTGGTAACCATGATGTTGTTGTGTTGAAACTGAGCAAGTCTGATCTTGGTTCTTCTCCTCTTGCTCAAGGAGTGGTCTATCGGTTAAAAGATTCTTCGATCACCGTTGTGTTTGATGAGATTCCTGAAGAAGGGTTAAACACTTCTCTTCGGTTGGAGAAGCTTGCCAATGAGGTGACGTATCGCAGGATGAAAGATACGTTGATTCAGCTTAGCAAAGGTGTGTTAAGAGGACCTGCTTCTGATTTAGTGCCTGTCTTGTTTGGTGAGAGACAACCAACGGTGTCTAAGAAGGATGTTAAGTCTTTTACGCCTTTTAACAAGAACCTTGATCAGTCACAGAAAGATGCGATTACAAAGGCTTTATCTTCAAAGGATGTGTTTTTACTTCATGGTCCTCCTGGTACTGGTAAGACAACGACGGTGGTGGAGATAATCTTACAGGAAGTCAAACGCGGTTCAAAGATTCTTGCTTGTGCAGCTTCGAATATTGCAGTTGATAACATTGTTGAGAGACTTGTTCCTCATAAAGTTAAGCTGGTGAGGGTGGGACATCCTGCAAGGCTTTTACCTCAAGTGCTGGATAGTGCTCTAGATGCTCAGGTTCTTAAGGGAGATAACAGCGGTCTAGCGAATGACATCAGAAAGGAGATGAAGGCGTTGAACGGGAAGTTGTTGAAAGCGAAAGATAAGAACACAAGGAGAGAAATTCAGAAAGAGCTTCGAACTCTTGGTAAGGAAGAGCGTAAAAGGCAGCAATTAGCTGTATCAGATGTGATCAAGAATGCTGATGTCATTCTCACAACTTTGACTGGTGCATTAACACGAAAGCTCGATAATACAACTTTTGACTTGGTGATCATTGATGAAGGAGCACAGGCTCTTGAGGTAGCATGCTGGATTGCTCTGCTAAAGGGTTCAAGGTGTATACTTGCAGGAGACCATCTCCAACTCCCTCCGACAATCCAAAGCGCTGAAGCTGAAAGGAAAGGATTAGGGATAACACTCTTTGAACGGCTGGCAGATCTCTATGGAGATGAGATCAAGTCCATGCTTACTGTCCAGTATCGTATGCATGAGCTTATTATGAATTGGTCATCGGAAGAGCTTTACGATAATAAGATAACAGCACATTCGAGTGTTGCCTCACACATGCTTTTTGACCTGGAGAATGTAGCAAAATCTTCTTCAACAGAGGCGACTCTACTATTAGTGGATACCGCTGGGTGTGAcatggaggagaagaaagatgaggaAGAGAGCACCTATAATGAAGGCGAAGCAGAGGTTGCAATGGCACATGCCAAGAGATTAATGGAGAGTGGAGTTCAACCTTCTGATATTGGAATTATTACACCTTACGCTGCTCAGGTTATGCTGCTTAGGATTCTTAGGGGCAAAGAGGAGAAGCTAAAGGACATGGAGGTTTCTACAGTGGATGGTTTCCAAGGTCGAGAGAAAGAAGCTATCATCATTTCCATGGTTCGATCAAACTCGAAGAAAGAGGTTGGATTTTTAAAGGACCAAAGGCGAATGAATGTGGCTGTTACTCGCTCTAGGAGACAGTGTTGCATCGTCTGCGATACAGAAACAGTGAGCAGTGATCAATTTCTCAAACGTATGATTGAATACTTTGAGGAGCATGGCGAGTATCTCAGTGCCTCTGAGTACACAAACTAG